Proteins encoded in a region of the Zea mays cultivar B73 chromosome 4, Zm-B73-REFERENCE-NAM-5.0, whole genome shotgun sequence genome:
- the LOC100274343 gene encoding magnesium/proton exchanger 1-like isoform X1, whose translation MRSPVPLPSQEQEPASSPPPSHVQRRELAMAGAATPPPSSSSSASCGTDAAYLLFRGETLLPDGVHASLYAVALAYCFVGLSAVTARFFKSMEQIMRHSREVVVGVDPRTGAPVVRRDKVWNYTVADIALLAFGTSFPQISLATIDAIRNLGQLTAGGLGPGTLVGSAAFDLFPIHAVCVLMPRAGSKKKISDLGVWLVELFWSFWAYIWLYVILEVWTPRVITLWEASLTVLQYGLLLLHAYAQDKRCPFVSIPFARGERPEDWVPPEDVSAVYYAKCDGIDETLPMGADGNDGIVDIFSAHSYYDAAEYSQLAEEDMEGSSTMDQVVKNTQDNMSWLSIWWQQFVDASMLESPESMKMDSVCLRYTRIFWNLIIAPWKFLFAFVPPYHIAHGWIAFICSLIFISGIAYGVTKLTDQISCVTGVSPYVIAFTALAAGTSWPDLVASKIAAERQVTADSAIANITCSNSVNIYVGIGVPWLIDTVYNFFVYREPLYIDNAAGLSFSLLVFFATSFGCITVLVLRRIILGAELGGPRLWAWVTSVYFMILWVVFVVFSSLRVSGVI comes from the exons ATGCGATCACCTGTGCCACTGCCATCGCAGGAACAGGAACCAGCTTCTTCGCCCCCACCATCTCACGTCCAGCGTCGCGAACTCGCGATGGCGGGCGCCGCCACTcctcctccgtcgtcgtcgtcgtcggcgtCGTGTGGCACGGACGCTGCCTACCTGCTGTTCCGCGGGGAGACGCTGCTCCCCGACGGCGTCCACGCCTCCCTCTACGCCGTCGCTCTCGCGTACTGCTTCGTGGGGCTGTCCGCGGTCACGGCCCGCTTCTTCAAATCCATGGAGCAGATCATGAGGCACTCCCGGGAGGTGGTGGTCGGCGTGGACCCGCGCACCGGGGCGCCCGTCGTGAGGCGCGACAAGGTGTGGAACTACACCGTCGCGGACATTGCTCTCCTCGCCTTCGGCACCAGCTTCCCTCAGATCTCCCTCGCCACCATCGACGCCATCCGTAACCTCGGTCAACTCACAGCAGGAG GTCTAGGTCCAGGCACACTTGTCGGCTCTGCGGCGTTTGATCTGTTTCCGATCCACGCTGTCTGTGTGCTTATGCCAAGGGCGGGATCAAAGAAGAAGATCTCGGACCTGGGCGTTTGGTTAGTCGAGCTCTTCTGGTCTTTCTGGGCATATATCTGGCTCTATGTCATCTTAGAG GTGTGGACGCCTAGAGTGATCACCCTCTGGGAGGCATCGCTGACAGTCCTGCAGTATGGGCTGCTTCTACTCCATGCGTATGCGCAGGATAAACGATGTCCATTTGTGTCGATCCCGTT TGCGAGAGGTGAGAGGCCTGAAGATTGGGTTCCACCAGAAGATGTTTCTGCTGTTTATTACGCCAAATGTGATGGCATTGACGAGACACTCCCTATGGGTGCTGACGGGAACGATGGGATTGTAGACATCTTCTCTGCACATTCCTACTACGATGCAGCAG AGTACAGTCAACTTGCAGAAGAGGATATGGAAGGATCGTCAACAATGGATCAAGTTGTAAAGAACACACAAGATAACATGTCCTGGCTTTCTATTTGGTGGCAACAATTTGTTGATGCTTCAATG TTGGAGAGCCCTGAGTCAATGAAGATGGATTCTGTCTGCCTGAGGTACACCAGAATATTTTGGAACTTGATCATTGCGCCTTGGAAGTTTTTGTTTGCTTTTGTGCCCCCATACCACATTGCACATGGCTGGATTGCTTTTATATGCTCACTGATCTTCATAAGTGGTATTGCTTATGGTGTTACTAAGCTTACAGATCAGATAAGCTGCGTCACAG GAGTAAGTCCATATGTTATTGCATTCACAGCACTGGCCGCTGGAACCTCATGGCCAGATCTAGTTGCTAGCAAGATAGCTGCTGAGCGTCAAGTCACCGCGGACTCTGCAATAGCCAACATCACTTGCAG TAACTCGGTGAACATATATGTTGGCATTGGTGTTCCATGGTTGATTGATACAGTGTACAACTTCTTCGTTTACCGGGAACCATTGTACATAGATAATGCTGCCGGTCTCAGCTTCTCCCTTCTAGTCTTCTTCGCGACATCATTTGGATGCATAACGGTTTTGGTTCTGCGTCGTATTATACTCGGTGCTGAGCTTGGAGGCCCTAGGCTATGGGCTTGGGTTACATCAGTCTACTTCATGATCCTTTGGGTTGTTTTTGTTGTGTTTTCCTCTTTAAGAGTATCTGGAGTAATATAG
- the LOC100274343 gene encoding Magnesium/proton exchanger 1-like: MAGAATPPPSSSSSASCGTDAAYLLFRGETLLPDGVHASLYAVALAYCFVGLSAVTARFFKSMEQIMRHSREVVVGVDPRTGAPVVRRDKVWNYTVADIALLAFGTSFPQISLATIDAIRNLGQLTAGGLGPGTLVGSAAFDLFPIHAVCVLMPRAGSKKKISDLGVWLVELFWSFWAYIWLYVILEVWTPRVITLWEASLTVLQYGLLLLHAYAQDKRCPFVSIPFARGERPEDWVPPEDVSAVYYAKCDGIDETLPMGADGNDGIVDIFSAHSYYDAAEYSQLAEEDMEGSSTMDQVVKNTQDNMSWLSIWWQQFVDASMLESPESMKMDSVCLRYTRIFWNLIIAPWKFLFAFVPPYHIAHGWIAFICSLIFISGIAYGVTKLTDQISCVTGVSPYVIAFTALAAGTSWPDLVASKIAAERQVTADSAIANITCSNSVNIYVGIGVPWLIDTVYNFFVYREPLYIDNAAGLSFSLLVFFATSFGCITVLVLRRIILGAELGGPRLWAWVTSVYFMILWVVFVVFSSLRVSGVI; this comes from the exons ATGGCGGGCGCCGCCACTcctcctccgtcgtcgtcgtcgtcggcgtCGTGTGGCACGGACGCTGCCTACCTGCTGTTCCGCGGGGAGACGCTGCTCCCCGACGGCGTCCACGCCTCCCTCTACGCCGTCGCTCTCGCGTACTGCTTCGTGGGGCTGTCCGCGGTCACGGCCCGCTTCTTCAAATCCATGGAGCAGATCATGAGGCACTCCCGGGAGGTGGTGGTCGGCGTGGACCCGCGCACCGGGGCGCCCGTCGTGAGGCGCGACAAGGTGTGGAACTACACCGTCGCGGACATTGCTCTCCTCGCCTTCGGCACCAGCTTCCCTCAGATCTCCCTCGCCACCATCGACGCCATCCGTAACCTCGGTCAACTCACAGCAGGAG GTCTAGGTCCAGGCACACTTGTCGGCTCTGCGGCGTTTGATCTGTTTCCGATCCACGCTGTCTGTGTGCTTATGCCAAGGGCGGGATCAAAGAAGAAGATCTCGGACCTGGGCGTTTGGTTAGTCGAGCTCTTCTGGTCTTTCTGGGCATATATCTGGCTCTATGTCATCTTAGAG GTGTGGACGCCTAGAGTGATCACCCTCTGGGAGGCATCGCTGACAGTCCTGCAGTATGGGCTGCTTCTACTCCATGCGTATGCGCAGGATAAACGATGTCCATTTGTGTCGATCCCGTT TGCGAGAGGTGAGAGGCCTGAAGATTGGGTTCCACCAGAAGATGTTTCTGCTGTTTATTACGCCAAATGTGATGGCATTGACGAGACACTCCCTATGGGTGCTGACGGGAACGATGGGATTGTAGACATCTTCTCTGCACATTCCTACTACGATGCAGCAG AGTACAGTCAACTTGCAGAAGAGGATATGGAAGGATCGTCAACAATGGATCAAGTTGTAAAGAACACACAAGATAACATGTCCTGGCTTTCTATTTGGTGGCAACAATTTGTTGATGCTTCAATG TTGGAGAGCCCTGAGTCAATGAAGATGGATTCTGTCTGCCTGAGGTACACCAGAATATTTTGGAACTTGATCATTGCGCCTTGGAAGTTTTTGTTTGCTTTTGTGCCCCCATACCACATTGCACATGGCTGGATTGCTTTTATATGCTCACTGATCTTCATAAGTGGTATTGCTTATGGTGTTACTAAGCTTACAGATCAGATAAGCTGCGTCACAG GAGTAAGTCCATATGTTATTGCATTCACAGCACTGGCCGCTGGAACCTCATGGCCAGATCTAGTTGCTAGCAAGATAGCTGCTGAGCGTCAAGTCACCGCGGACTCTGCAATAGCCAACATCACTTGCAG TAACTCGGTGAACATATATGTTGGCATTGGTGTTCCATGGTTGATTGATACAGTGTACAACTTCTTCGTTTACCGGGAACCATTGTACATAGATAATGCTGCCGGTCTCAGCTTCTCCCTTCTAGTCTTCTTCGCGACATCATTTGGATGCATAACGGTTTTGGTTCTGCGTCGTATTATACTCGGTGCTGAGCTTGGAGGCCCTAGGCTATGGGCTTGGGTTACATCAGTCTACTTCATGATCCTTTGGGTTGTTTTTGTTGTGTTTTCCTCTTTAAGAGTATCTGGAGTAATATAG